DNA sequence from the Pseudomonadota bacterium genome:
ACCGCTGGCGGGCGCTGGCGCCATCCGGAGGCTCCGTCTCACGCTCCAAGCCGGCAACCAAGCGGCAGCCCTCAGGCAGACCTTGCTGGAGCTCGGCTTCGACGGGCGGCAGACGGCGCGGGTTCCAGTTGGGCTTTTCTTCGGCACCGGAAGCAAGCGCTTCGAGGCCCTGAACGAGTGGTACCGAACTGTCGATCCCGCGACCGGGCAGATGACCGTGTACTGGACCATGCCCTACCAGGCGAACGCGAATGTGCGCGTGGTCAACAGCGGGGATCAACCGGTTCAGGTCGACCTCGAGGTCGAAACGGGCGCTTGGAGCTGGACCCGGGACTCCATGCACTTTCACGCCGCATATCGCGAAGACCTGCGCCTGCCGACGGTTGGGGCGCAAGGCAAGGACTGGAACTACGTCACGATCCAGGGCAGGGGCGTGTACGTGGGCGACACGCTCGAGGTGTCCAAGTCAGCCCGCAGCTGGTGGGGTGAAGGGGACGAGAAGATCTTCGTCGACGGGGAAGCCTTTCCTTCCCATTTCGGTACCGGGACAGAGGACTACTATGGCTATGCCTGGGGCCATACCGAAACTTTCAGCCAGCCGTTCATCAGCCAGCCATTGGGCGATGCGAACCAGGCTTCGGGCACTACGGTGAACAGCCGTACGCGCGCGCTAGACGGCATTCCGTTCGACCAATCCCTGAAGGTCGATATGGAGGTCTGGAACTGGCACGGCGGTCCGGTGGACTACTCGGTGGCGACCTTCTGGTACCAGATCCCGTGAGCAAATCGGGGCCAGCCTAGTACCTCGCCACGGGAGTCTCCTTCGGTGATGTGGAGCGGGATGGCCATGGCTGCACGGCGCCACTGGTTGGCCAACGGCTGCTTGGCCCTTGGGCATGTGCTCCCGACAAGGTGACTGCACGGGCGACGAACTGGACTGCACACCGATAGCCATCGAGCGTGCTCAGCCAAGCCATGCTGCGCGAAACACGTCCACCTGCCTCTGGGCTGCCTGGCTGCCTGGGCTCAGGTATCCGAGATCATTCATTTTCACATATGCTTTGCACACACAAATGCTTACCGTATACTGCGCGCGCCTTTGGACCACACCAACGGTCCGCGGGCTTCGACGGCGCTTCAATACCCGAGCTGTCTGCGGGCAGACCCACTCCCACAATGCCTGGGCCACAGCTTCGCGAATACATCACTTGATACATCACTTGAAGGGGAACGCCATGCCGTACGACACGATAAGAGAGGAAGACGTTGCGCCTACTTCAGCTGTGCAGCTCCTGCCCGCCCACACGCCATCCGACCCCGCGGGGTTGCGCGATGCTCGGTCCGGAGTTTCGGGACGGGCACTAGCGTACTCGAAGTTGCTGTGGGGTGCCCTGCTCCTCGTACTTCTTGCCGCCACACGGTCGGCAACCGCGCAAGCACAGGACGAGGGTGGTGGTGACGAACAGGGGACTGACGAACAGGGGACTGACGAACAGGGGACTGACGAACAAGGGACCACCAAAAGCGATCGTCCCAAGAACGTCGAACAGATTCGCATTACCGGTATTCGGAGCAGCATCCAGCGTGCCCAGGACACGAAACGCGAAGCCGATTCGGTGGTGGATGCGATTTCGGCAATCGGGCTTGGACGGTTCGCTGACACCTCGTTGGCCGACGCGTTTCAGCGTATCCCCGGCGTACAGATCCAGCGCAACGACGGCGCTCAGGAGGGAGATCGAGCCTCTGTACGCGGTCTAGGT
Encoded proteins:
- a CDS encoding DUF2961 domain-containing protein: PLAGAGAIRRLRLTLQAGNQAAALRQTLLELGFDGRQTARVPVGLFFGTGSKRFEALNEWYRTVDPATGQMTVYWTMPYQANANVRVVNSGDQPVQVDLEVETGAWSWTRDSMHFHAAYREDLRLPTVGAQGKDWNYVTIQGRGVYVGDTLEVSKSARSWWGEGDEKIFVDGEAFPSHFGTGTEDYYGYAWGHTETFSQPFISQPLGDANQASGTTVNSRTRALDGIPFDQSLKVDMEVWNWHGGPVDYSVATFWYQIP